One stretch of Candidatus Neomarinimicrobiota bacterium DNA includes these proteins:
- the polA gene encoding DNA polymerase I has protein sequence MTEKKRLFLIDGMALAYRAHFAFIRNPLLTSDGRHVSAAYGFTKSVLKLIRDENPDFLAVVFDAKEKTFRHKKYPEYKATREKMPFEMRPQISWIQDILEAMNIPVLVKSGFEADDVIGTLAVKAQEKGLDVYMVSGDKDFMQLVNDHIFLYSPAVGKKDLVVYTRDEVKKKWGVGPERIVDLLALMGDSSDNVPGIPGIGEKTAVKLIKKYGSFDDVLENGQEESNARIRKGIKENRELGLLSRELVTIKTDVPAELNLSTFQFTGFNENALRKTLEKLEFYALINELQLGESHEHVEQSYRILDNRTSLDDFFKKLSGEKAFAFDTETDHIDANRANLVGVSLSYKTGQAVYIPLKFLNKEKELFNAPDDVEYVLSQLKPILENEKILKVGHNLKYDLLVLKKYGVEGKGPLFDTMIAEYLLNPDMNSYKLDYLSQRYLNYQMQPIEELIGDRKSKQITMDKVPLDKAGFYAAEDADITWKLYGILKEKIHKEKLDKIYHNIEIPLLPVLTRMEDNGVYLDVDFLKTMQGEVHAELSKITDKIYDLAGERFNLNSPKQLGYILFEKLKYPVVKKTKTGYSTDVTVLEILKKEYPIANYLLEYRTLSKLQSTYIETLPKQVNPRTGRVHTSFNQTVAATGRLSSTDPNFQNIPIRTSLGRRIRKAFVAQEKGWKILSADYSQVELRIMAHLSGDEKLIQAFLEDADVHARTAALVFGVSEKDVTDDMRRKAKVVNFGIMYGAGPFRMSNELSMSRQDAAALIKAYFDTYPGVEKYVENIKKEAAETGLVRTLMGRYRQVPDIRSENRNLREAAERMAINMPVQGTAADLIKLAMIRVDNDMQKEKLKSRMILQVHDELVFETAPDEGDVLRELVKRDMESAMQLDVPLKVDIGIGGSWFEAH, from the coding sequence ATGACAGAGAAAAAACGTCTTTTCCTGATTGATGGAATGGCGTTGGCATACAGAGCGCATTTTGCTTTTATTCGGAATCCCCTGCTGACCAGCGATGGAAGACATGTCAGTGCGGCTTATGGTTTTACAAAGTCGGTCCTTAAACTCATCAGGGATGAAAATCCTGATTTTCTGGCAGTTGTTTTCGATGCCAAGGAAAAGACATTCAGACATAAAAAATATCCTGAATACAAGGCTACCCGGGAAAAAATGCCCTTTGAAATGCGTCCCCAGATTTCCTGGATCCAGGACATTCTGGAAGCAATGAATATCCCCGTCTTAGTGAAATCCGGTTTTGAAGCCGATGATGTCATTGGTACACTTGCCGTGAAAGCACAGGAAAAGGGACTGGATGTTTATATGGTATCAGGGGACAAGGATTTTATGCAGCTGGTGAATGACCATATTTTTCTCTATTCGCCGGCCGTGGGAAAAAAGGATTTGGTGGTTTATACCAGGGATGAAGTGAAAAAAAAGTGGGGTGTTGGACCAGAGCGGATTGTTGATCTTCTTGCCTTGATGGGGGATTCGTCGGATAACGTTCCGGGTATTCCCGGAATTGGTGAAAAAACAGCCGTGAAGCTTATTAAAAAGTATGGTTCCTTTGATGATGTTCTGGAAAATGGACAGGAAGAAAGCAATGCCCGAATCCGGAAAGGGATTAAAGAAAACAGGGAATTAGGTCTGTTAAGCCGTGAACTGGTGACCATCAAAACGGATGTTCCGGCGGAATTGAATCTCAGTACTTTTCAGTTTACCGGTTTCAATGAAAACGCCCTGCGAAAAACACTTGAAAAACTTGAGTTTTATGCCCTGATCAACGAATTGCAACTGGGTGAATCTCATGAGCATGTGGAACAAAGCTACCGGATTCTGGATAACCGGACATCCCTGGATGATTTTTTTAAAAAATTATCCGGTGAAAAAGCTTTTGCTTTCGATACGGAAACTGATCATATCGATGCCAATCGGGCAAATCTGGTAGGTGTTTCCCTGAGTTATAAAACAGGACAGGCGGTGTACATTCCTTTAAAGTTTCTGAATAAGGAAAAAGAACTTTTTAACGCCCCGGATGATGTGGAATATGTCCTCAGCCAATTGAAACCTATTCTGGAAAATGAAAAAATTCTTAAAGTCGGTCATAATTTAAAATATGATTTGCTGGTCCTGAAAAAATATGGCGTGGAAGGGAAAGGACCCCTCTTTGATACCATGATTGCCGAATATCTTCTGAATCCCGATATGAATTCGTATAAGCTGGATTATTTATCACAGCGGTATCTGAATTACCAGATGCAACCTATAGAAGAACTCATTGGCGACAGAAAATCCAAACAAATTACGATGGACAAAGTTCCCCTTGATAAAGCGGGATTTTATGCCGCCGAGGATGCCGATATTACCTGGAAACTGTACGGGATCCTGAAGGAAAAAATTCATAAGGAAAAACTGGATAAAATCTATCATAACATTGAAATTCCCCTGCTCCCTGTCCTGACCCGCATGGAAGATAACGGGGTATATTTGGATGTGGATTTTTTAAAAACCATGCAGGGAGAGGTTCATGCCGAACTCTCAAAAATAACAGATAAAATATACGATCTGGCCGGAGAACGTTTCAACCTGAACTCTCCCAAACAGCTGGGATACATTCTTTTTGAAAAGTTGAAATATCCTGTTGTAAAGAAGACAAAAACCGGATATTCAACAGATGTTACGGTATTGGAAATCCTGAAAAAAGAGTATCCTATTGCGAATTATCTTTTGGAATACCGGACACTCAGCAAATTACAGTCCACCTATATTGAAACATTGCCGAAGCAGGTCAATCCGAGGACCGGCCGGGTACACACCTCATTTAACCAGACGGTAGCGGCGACGGGTCGTCTGAGCAGTACGGACCCGAATTTTCAGAATATCCCCATTCGAACATCTCTGGGACGGCGGATTCGAAAAGCTTTTGTCGCTCAGGAAAAAGGATGGAAGATTCTATCAGCGGATTATAGTCAGGTGGAATTACGGATCATGGCCCATTTATCGGGTGATGAAAAATTGATTCAGGCTTTTCTGGAGGATGCCGATGTCCATGCCCGCACGGCTGCCCTGGTTTTTGGTGTTTCGGAAAAAGATGTGACGGATGATATGCGACGAAAGGCAAAAGTTGTAAATTTCGGCATCATGTACGGAGCAGGCCCTTTTCGGATGTCCAATGAACTGAGTATGAGCCGTCAGGATGCGGCGGCCCTTATAAAAGCCTATTTTGATACTTATCCCGGTGTTGAAAAATATGTGGAAAATATCAAGAAAGAGGCGGCGGAAACGGGATTGGTCCGCACCCTTATGGGGCGGTACCGGCAGGTGCCGGATATCCGAAGTGAAAACCGGAATCTTCGGGAAGCCGCCGAAAGAATGGCTATTAATATGCCTGTCCAGGGAACGGCTGCAGACCTGATCAAACTGGCAATGATTCGGGTTGATAACGATATGCAGAAAGAAAAGTTAAAATCCAGAATGATTTTACAGGTTCATGATGAATTGGTTTTTGAAACTGCGCCTGATGAAGGGGATGTACTCCGTGAACTGGTGAAAAGAGATATGGAATCGGCAATGCAATTGGATGTCCCTCTGAAAGTGGATATCGGTATAGGAGGTAGTTGGTTTGAAGCGCATTAA
- a CDS encoding GWxTD domain-containing protein, with amino-acid sequence MKYTSKILLLIVFAGATLLPAPKRDEDPIRFQVNHRIRPSDKAGYGQLEMTIKIPNKSILFKKSGEVFEARLDVTISILHNGRKIGGDTWFETITTDSYEESIASNQYTELEKTYDLETEDMKVVVYVADIYTQRKGRKEFTAELSLLKDMAWSLGEVFPADEPIHVDSTKNPPVRYIRFIFSAAGKEEKEKFTFRIFDNGKQIREGYFFVNLKKNPRDYAFPVSIDELGYKEYTLELSTMIDDEEIKRSTRFQIRWKDMSTLIHDLDLAIRQMRYLRMTNFIQADEYQKMLNATGGEQKELFLNFWKRNDPSPNTRNNELMNEYFHRIELSNQQFSGFLDGWESDRGMIYTIFGEPDDVEQHTFDLSTKPYIIWYYHNLNRQFVFMDYTGFGDYQLTDPVFDVTY; translated from the coding sequence ATGAAATATACAAGTAAAATATTGTTATTGATTGTCTTTGCAGGAGCCACGCTGTTACCTGCTCCGAAACGTGATGAAGATCCCATACGTTTTCAGGTGAACCACAGGATAAGACCTTCGGATAAAGCAGGATACGGACAGCTTGAAATGACGATCAAGATCCCCAATAAATCCATTCTCTTTAAAAAAAGCGGCGAAGTTTTTGAAGCACGCCTGGATGTGACTATCTCTATTCTGCACAATGGCAGGAAAATTGGCGGTGACACCTGGTTTGAAACCATTACCACGGATTCTTACGAGGAATCCATTGCATCCAATCAGTATACGGAATTGGAAAAAACCTATGATTTGGAAACAGAGGATATGAAGGTTGTAGTCTATGTGGCAGATATCTATACACAGCGGAAAGGCAGAAAGGAGTTTACGGCCGAATTATCCCTTTTAAAAGATATGGCATGGTCACTGGGTGAGGTGTTCCCGGCAGATGAACCCATTCACGTGGATAGTACTAAAAATCCGCCGGTAAGGTATATCCGTTTTATTTTTTCGGCTGCCGGCAAAGAAGAAAAAGAAAAATTTACTTTCCGGATTTTTGACAACGGAAAACAAATCCGTGAAGGATATTTTTTTGTAAACCTGAAAAAAAATCCCCGGGATTATGCCTTTCCCGTTTCAATTGATGAGCTGGGATACAAAGAGTATACCCTTGAATTGTCAACCATGATTGATGATGAAGAAATCAAGCGTTCCACCCGGTTCCAGATACGCTGGAAGGATATGTCCACCCTGATCCATGATCTTGACCTGGCCATACGGCAGATGCGCTATTTACGCATGACCAATTTTATTCAGGCCGACGAATACCAGAAAATGTTGAATGCAACCGGAGGTGAGCAGAAAGAGCTTTTTCTGAACTTTTGGAAACGGAATGATCCATCCCCCAATACCCGGAATAATGAGCTGATGAATGAATATTTTCACAGAATCGAGTTATCCAATCAACAATTTTCCGGATTCCTGGATGGGTGGGAAAGTGACCGCGGCATGATATACACGATTTTTGGTGAACCTGATGATGTGGAACAGCACACCTTTGATCTTTCAACAAAACCGTATATCATCTGGTATTATCATAACTTGAACAGACAATTTGTCTTTATGGATTATACCGGGTTTGGGGATTACCAGCTTACGGACCCCGTGTTTGATGTAACTTATTAA
- a CDS encoding bifunctional hydroxymethylpyrimidine kinase/phosphomethylpyrimidine kinase, which translates to MIDLIRHVDFKEAGKRFRNLRIGVIGDVMLDVYHEGKVSRISPEAPVPVVDIRSSVVKPGGAANVCRNIRSLGASCSIFGIMGEDNQGEELKGLFGEDDVNTDGLVSVYDRPTTTKTRILSDGQQLLRMDHEEKKWIHEDICHDLTRRFQDQADSLNAVILQDYNKGVLSPDLIKNVLPICEKHNVPVFVDPKFENYRLYNQVFLFKPNRKEAEDLLHLKINSPDDACLAAREIRKILKAQNILITLGEDGMVLLEASDTCLKIPTRARKIHDVTGAGDTVISTVALFSAAGYSLRVSTVMANLAAGRVCEEVGIIPITLEALKEMSHNFL; encoded by the coding sequence TTGATTGATCTGATCAGACACGTGGATTTTAAAGAAGCCGGAAAACGTTTCAGGAATCTCCGTATCGGTGTAATTGGTGATGTTATGCTGGATGTCTATCACGAAGGAAAAGTATCACGGATTTCTCCTGAAGCCCCGGTTCCTGTTGTTGATATCCGCTCATCAGTTGTTAAACCCGGTGGCGCTGCAAATGTATGCCGGAATATCCGGTCCCTGGGCGCATCCTGTTCTATTTTTGGTATCATGGGAGAGGATAACCAGGGAGAAGAATTAAAGGGTTTGTTTGGTGAAGATGATGTCAATACAGACGGATTGGTATCCGTATATGACCGGCCTACAACCACCAAGACACGTATACTGAGTGATGGGCAGCAGTTACTGCGGATGGATCATGAAGAAAAAAAATGGATTCATGAGGATATATGCCATGATTTGACCCGCAGGTTTCAGGACCAGGCAGATTCTCTGAATGCCGTGATTCTTCAGGATTATAACAAAGGCGTGTTATCCCCGGATTTGATCAAAAATGTGCTGCCTATATGTGAAAAACACAACGTTCCGGTTTTTGTTGACCCCAAATTTGAGAACTACCGGCTTTACAATCAGGTGTTTTTATTTAAACCAAACCGGAAAGAAGCGGAAGATCTGCTCCATCTCAAAATTAATTCACCGGATGATGCCTGTCTGGCAGCGCGGGAAATCCGAAAGATATTGAAAGCACAGAATATTCTCATCACACTGGGTGAAGACGGGATGGTCCTTCTGGAAGCATCTGATACCTGTTTGAAAATCCCAACCCGGGCCAGGAAAATTCATGATGTAACCGGCGCCGGAGATACTGTAATTTCCACGGTGGCCCTCTTTTCCGCTGCCGGGTATTCTCTCAGGGTCAGCACGGTGATGGCAAACCTTGCCGCCGGTAGAGTGTGTGAAGAGGTTGGCATTATTCCCATCACCCTTGAAGCTCTGAAAGAGATGAGTCATAATTTCCTTTAA
- a CDS encoding 2,3-bisphosphoglycerate-independent phosphoglycerate mutase produces the protein MPNKVLLMILDGYGLREEKENNATKLANTPNLNTFFKERPWTSLTCNGKAVGLPDGVMGNSEVGHLNIGAGRIVKQDLIRIDESFEKETFRDNPIYRKCVNVCKSRTSRFHLMGLLSDAGVHSQIYHLKNIMLELKKDGIKEVYVHALMDGRDTPPNSGVDYIRDLLDFMKEHKIGKLSTIIGRYYGMDRDKRWDRIEKAYRMLTEGVGEHVDDPVAYMEKKYKEKITDEFMDPAVVKNPGYNGLMIPGDTVLTFNFRADRMREIAVALNDPDFREFRTRKLGLNYVTMTRYQAAFPYPVLFDKQKLSNIFGEVVSRAGMKQLRIAETEKYAHVTYFFNGGEEKRFENEERILVPSPKVATYDLKPEMSAPEVSDKLIEAIRNDTYDVIILNYANGDMVGHTGVLEAAVKAMEYLDTRIGEIVKLFNEKGGTVFVTADHGNCEEMWDEKNGQPHTQHSMNKVPFIIVEPKIRPHTFKKDGKLADIAPTMLKWLDIPKPVEMNGECLVD, from the coding sequence ATGCCAAATAAAGTATTACTTATGATCCTGGATGGTTATGGACTCCGGGAAGAAAAAGAGAACAATGCCACAAAACTTGCCAATACACCGAATTTAAACACTTTTTTTAAGGAAAGGCCCTGGACATCTCTCACGTGTAACGGGAAAGCCGTCGGACTCCCGGATGGTGTGATGGGTAATTCGGAAGTGGGGCATTTGAATATTGGTGCCGGCCGGATTGTCAAGCAGGACCTGATCCGCATTGACGAATCCTTTGAAAAAGAGACGTTCAGAGACAATCCCATCTACCGGAAATGTGTGAATGTTTGTAAATCCCGGACAAGTCGCTTTCATTTGATGGGACTTCTTTCCGATGCGGGAGTACATTCCCAGATTTACCACTTGAAAAATATCATGCTGGAGCTCAAAAAAGACGGTATCAAGGAAGTGTACGTCCATGCCCTGATGGATGGCAGGGATACACCGCCTAACAGTGGTGTGGATTATATCCGGGACCTCCTTGATTTCATGAAAGAACACAAAATCGGAAAACTATCTACCATTATCGGTCGTTATTACGGTATGGACCGGGATAAACGGTGGGACCGTATTGAAAAGGCTTACCGGATGCTGACAGAGGGGGTGGGTGAACATGTGGATGATCCCGTTGCCTACATGGAAAAGAAATATAAAGAGAAGATAACTGATGAATTTATGGATCCTGCTGTGGTTAAAAATCCCGGATATAATGGATTGATGATTCCGGGGGATACGGTATTGACCTTTAATTTCCGGGCGGACAGGATGCGTGAAATTGCCGTTGCTCTGAATGATCCTGATTTCAGGGAATTCCGGACACGCAAGTTGGGACTGAATTATGTTACCATGACCCGGTATCAGGCTGCATTCCCCTATCCCGTCCTTTTCGATAAGCAGAAACTGTCCAATATTTTCGGGGAGGTGGTAAGCCGTGCCGGGATGAAACAGCTCCGGATTGCGGAAACTGAAAAATATGCCCATGTCACTTATTTTTTTAATGGAGGAGAAGAAAAACGATTCGAAAATGAAGAACGTATTCTTGTCCCCTCTCCGAAAGTGGCAACCTACGATTTGAAACCGGAAATGAGCGCCCCCGAGGTCAGTGACAAGCTAATTGAAGCCATCAGAAACGATACATACGATGTCATCATTCTGAACTATGCCAATGGTGATATGGTTGGGCACACCGGTGTTCTTGAAGCAGCCGTAAAAGCCATGGAATACCTGGATACACGGATCGGAGAAATTGTCAAACTCTTTAATGAAAAGGGCGGGACCGTTTTTGTGACGGCCGACCATGGAAACTGTGAAGAGATGTGGGATGAAAAAAACGGACAACCACATACTCAGCATTCCATGAACAAAGTCCCCTTTATTATTGTAGAACCGAAGATCCGACCCCATACATTCAAAAAAGACGGGAAATTGGCGGATATTGCTCCGACAATGCTGAAATGGCTGGATATACCCAAACCCGTCGAGATGAATGGAGAATGTCTCGTTGATTGA